ATTTTTAAGAGACCCACAATTGGGGATATCCTTACTGAGCTTGCTATGATTACCATTCCTTTATGGATTGCTGTTCTTGTGGGTGTGGTGGTAGGATGGACATGGAAACCCAAATGGGCGAATTTGGGTAGAGAATTCTTTGATTCTTCCGTTTCTAAGGGATTCCCTTTATCCGGCGCATCTTCTTATATACCTAGCTCCAATTCCTTGAAGTTTCAGTTGCCTGGTTGTATCTCTTGGATTGCTGACAACGGGATTCAAATcaattcttcttcctcttcacaGCCTGACCTCGATGCCGATTGCAGGTTTGAACACTTTGAAACTGTCaattttgataattttgttTGAATCTTGGTGTTTTGCCCAATATTCCTTTTGCTCTAACCCTTTCCCCACTTCAATTTATAGTTCATCACGGTTAGAAAACGAAAAATCCAATGTTGTGAATGAAGAAGATTTGGAGTATTTATATAAGCTTGTGGAAGAGAAAGATGGAGGTCCTGCTTGGATTCATATGATGGAACGTTCTACCTCAACCATGAGCTATCAAGCTTGGCGTAGAGACCTCGAGGTTTGTTTCTTTTCCTCTGAGAATTCAGCTGCTTTCGGTGTTGTTTTCTTGGAATTGGTCAGTGGTAGAGTTGTGCGAACCATTTTGTTAATTAGATTGTTTTATGGGTTTGCCAGAGTGGTCCACCGCAGTACCGGAGCCGAACTGTTTTTGAGGATGCAACGCCTGAAATGGTGAGGGACTTCTTTTGGGATGATGAATATCGGTTGAAGTGGGATGACATGCTTATACACGCTTCAAGCTTAGAGGAGTGTCCTACCACAGGAACCATTGTCGGCCAGTGGATACGCAAGGTAGGAGATTGGTGTTTGACTTGTTCTTGGAAAACAATGTTTGATTTTGAGGTCTTTTGAGCTAATTTTATGTTCTTTTATGTTCGGTGCAGTTTCCGTTCTTTTGTAGTGACAGAGAATACATCATAGGTCGTCGAATTTGGGAATCAGGTCGAATGTATTACTGCGTTACAAAGGTATGAGAAAGATGGATAATCTTTGCCCTATGCCATTCTGCTGAGGAATTTTAGACTAAATTGTATGTTTTGTTGATTATAATTCAGCTTTAGGATGTAATGTGAAtgttaaatgtttgtttttatacTTAGATTTATTGAGAACTTTGCCGTTCTGGTTCATGTGTAATCTTGTGAGAATATGTGGCGGTTGTATGTTGTTAATTGATTCGCTAATCGAGTACCTGGTTTTACCTTAAATTTATGCACATGGACTGTTTTTTGGTGTTTGGTAATTCGTTCCTATCAGTTGGTGTCACTTGATCGGGGCTGAATTTTAGCGTCTCTGTTTAGTCTTGTTTTACAATTTCCATTGCTCCAAAATTTGAAATAAGGTAGAAATTTTGATTCtgcttttaaattttttaggGAGTTCCTTGCTCCTCTGTGCCGAGACGCAATAAACCAAGACGTGTTGATTTGTACTACTCGAGCTGGTGCATTCGTGCTGGTAACtatcttattttatttatttatgtttcaTTTAACAGTATTAGTAGTTGAAGATTCATATCTCTAAGATGTGTTTCTGTTGGTTATGACCAGTTGAATCAAATAAAGGGGATGGTCAGTTGACTTCGTGCGAGGTGCTACTTTTCCATTATGAAGACATGGGTATTCCTTGGGAGATTGCAAAGCTTGGAGTCCGGCAGGGTATGTGGGGAGCTGTGAAGAAGTTCGACCCTGCTTTACGTATATACCAGAAGCAAAGAGCTGCCGGAAGCCCAGTTTCACGTTCTGCTTTTATGGCTCAGATCAACACCAAAGTCAGCCCGGACTATGTGAGATCTCTGGAGAGCAACGGTAGTTGTTCCTCAGAGGTTGATAATCAGGATTCATCCAAGAAACAAGGGGGGAACATACCGAAGCTACTAGTAATTGGCGGAGCGGTTGCTCTAGCTTGCACTCTCGACAGGGGCTTGTTGACTAAGGCAGTTATATTCGGAGTGGCTAGAAGATTCGCAAACATTGGAAGGAGGTTGTGAGTgattttggaaatatttttcGTATCATTCCTAACGTGACGGACACAGTTGATAGATGTTACATAGAATTGAGAAACGGTTGGACGATTCGAAGCATCTCTTCTCCTAACGTGCCCCTCTGCCAACGGGAGAAACCTTAGCATTCATTTTTCCTTATGTTTGAGCTTTGGTGCAGCTTCGGACGAGAAAAAGGGAGAACATCATATATCTGTATTCATCTAAATTTAACAATGTCATCATTCAATCTCAAGCTGCTCAAATAACTGAAACACTCAGGTTcttttttgtttatatatatttggctAATGTAGCAATTCCTTGTGGTGCAATAAATTTAAGAAATGAAACTACATGTTGCTCAACTCCAATTTTTCGGCTTGTTAAAATGGGTTGTCATGTTATACTTGTGATATGCGATCTATATATCATGTATGATATAAATACGACGAAAATTAAATCACATCCTGTTATGTTGAACAGACCGTGTTAGCTGAGCTATTGACAGGTGATTTTTGTAAATCGTGTTGTCGGACATTGAGTGTTGTATTGGACATTGATAGGTGATTTTTGTAAATTGTGTTGACAGCCAATGTAATGGCACCCTCTCGATGGTGATTGGGTCAAAATGAATTCGAATGGGTCGAACAAAGGAAACCCCGTGTTTGCCTCTACTATCCGTGACTCTAAGGGGGTCTGGTTAGGTGGTTTTTGTATTAATCTGGGTATTTGTTCAGCTGTTCTTGCAGAGATTTAGGATCTTTATTTCGGGCTTCAACTAGCTTGAGAGAAGGGTTTCAAAAAAGTTATTTTTGAGCTTGATTCTTGACTGTTCTACTGGAGTTTTTAATAATCATCATCCTTATGCTTGGGTATTGAAGCATTATTGAGATTTCAAGTTTTAGCATTGGGAGCTGATCTTCATCCATATCTTTCGGAAATGAAATAGAGCAGGAAATTGGATGGCAAATTTTACAGGGAACTTATTTGTAGATTTTTACGAAGTTTGAAGACGTTTCTGTGGAACCTTTTTTCTTTGGATAACCAGCAGATAGATAGTCTTGTtggttttctttcttttgtttcTGTTTTTCTGGGCTCTTAAGAGTCCCTtttaacaacaacaaaaaaaggtTAGCTGAATCCGAAAAAAACGTAATGCATTTTCAACGTCATTTCAATACCTCCAACGGGCTATTTAAAACTGAAGCTTCCAACTTATTTAACATGTCAATAtaagttttagagagagaaatcgagCTTTTGAAAAGTTAGAAGATTCTTCATAAAATATGTGTTCCCTCTTCTGCCTTATCTTTTCCCAAATCTTATACCAGAATGCGAAAAATGCAATGTCATCTAGACCAGATTATTCTCGGTGGCCAAGCATGCAAACATTTTCGGTGCACCGGCCTCCGCCTTTGACAGGAGCAGGGAGCAGTCTTCTGGGTAATGATTTGAAATTGTCTAGTATGAACTAGACAGTCCCCATAATTATAGAACAGTAGTATTATATTGTGTTGTTGCGTAGTTGGCATGGGAATTTCACATGGGTAGCCGATTTATTTTGCAATTTGCATCATCCAGCCCATACCTTTTGCGACTCTCAAGGATATTTACACTATTCCTTGTACCGATGCAtccctcttttcttttttttttaatccctCCTCAAGTTGGCTGCGGATGTCACATTTTCAGAGCTGCATTATGTAAGGGGAGGCTTCCACAAAATTCCTAGAAGGATAAAAGGGACTCACAGTTAACAATTAacaagtaattttatttttaatatttaaaaacggtataattttatctttagtaGAATGTAAATTTACCCTGAATATTAATAAATTGAGTcgatttgataaataattaatcaaaatgtTTTTTCAATCATTAATCTTATCATATCACAAATATATAtgtgaaaattatttaatacttTCAGTATTTCTAATATTTAAcatttaaattttattgtttatatttcaacatttattttgaattttatcaaacactgcTTTAATTGTAAATATGAAATTCGATTATAAAAACATTATTCGTTTTATCTAGTCCACCTTTACAAGAAAATTAGTTGTAAAACTTTGATTAAAACAATACTACTCTTTGCTCCCTGATAAATGTCTTTTAAGAATAATATTCAATAATTAAACAATACTACTCCTTGCTCCTTGATAAATGTCAATAATTAAACAATACTACTATTTATACTCTGATAAATGCCTTTTAAGATTAATGttcaataattaaaaatattattaattttaactaaaagatttTATTACCTTAGCACTTCatccattttaaaataattgtcaTATTTGATCATTTAATAAgcaattttttcttattttatttttattaataaatttaatattaattgcaCTTTTTATGAAATGTTTTAATGTATAACATTGATTCAATTTAATTAGCGgtataaaaatgaaattattaataaaggttAAAGAGAGATAAAATGTATTTGAGTCTatgttttataaatttaatgtaaatcattcatttttttaatatatgtgaTTTGAtccaatataataattattttgaaatggatGGAATATTAATTGcatcaattaataattttttatctaattccaaaataaaaaacaatttaaataaaaatattatacaaaCACATGGATTGAACCAAAACATAATTGTATTAACaaaaattttttatatagaaagaCATCACTGTGAAATGGATTGAATCAAGATAGATAAAATGAGAGGGTATTCATTTgatttaactaaaattatatttttaacactATAAATAATTATGATTAATGTTATtattgtcatggaaccgattaaactaaaatttttaataattaaagcCCAATCATATCTTATATTAAGATCGACGAAtataataaaactataaaagcATACTTTTACAaacagataaaaaaatataatttttaaattaaattttctaATAATAAATACTTCTACAAAAGATCAAAATTATAAAGTTAACTCCACATATACACAATACTGGATGAATGAAAAAATCTCTAACTCTTATTTACAGGCAAAATTATATTTCCCATCAACATGAATCGATTGCGAAAAATCAGTAACTAACAAGGGTCTCGAAGCAATTGAGTCCATCAAGCTCCGGCGCAAACCTTGGTGTTATCTTCCTCTTCTGCTGCTGTGGTGGTTCTACGGCGGAGGACGGGAAGTTCCCCTCCGGCTTCGTCTTCACCGATACGGTTGTTGCAGAAGCAGCATAGGAGTTGAATTTACGGCCCAATAACTCAGCAGAGAGAGCATCGAAGGAGCTAAACATAGAATTCATGGCTGCTGAGATTCGATTAAGgaaacaaaatttaaaattgagagagtaaaTTGAAGATATTTAATTTGAGAAGAAAGGGTTTGAATTTATAGGAAGGGATTGCTTGAAAATCGGAAGGAATTGGGTGTTTCCTTCCCTAAACTGGAAGCGTGTAGGCTATTTGAGATTCAACGCCGTCAGACCACTACTTTTTGAATTATTAAAACGACACCGCAGATGCTTAGATTTGTACAGTTGTTGACTTGTGGACTTTGATACCTCATGAAATGGTCTTTCTCACCTCTcatcctccttcttttctgttcatccgtttatcatttttttagttttttaattgATTGCCATCCAATTGGTTTAATTAACTCACACTAACTCAATTAAATCTATTCGTAAATCTTTTTTATTGATTCATTAAGAAAACAActaatttaattgtttttattaGAGAAAACGTGGATCACATTCAACActaaaaataaacaaagaaaatagTATCATTATAGTCTCAATATTTATGAAAGGATAACAATTAGACATGTTTATGTGCTGTGCTGAGCTAGATTGGATTGGGATCGAGTCTAATTTTGTTTTACACTAAATTACATTGTCGAAGTCCAACTCAATCCGCATTATATTTACATTAGGTTTGAAACGGGGCTGGATCAAGGTTAAGAAAACTGATTCCGAACATGCATTAGATATGACACATATTTCGGTGTTGCTTAGTTGAATAACGACCTTAATGTTTTGAACAAATTGAATTTGTTTCAAGAAAATATACAAGGAATAGCTCGAACAATTCAATTTACGGTTAACAAAAAGACATACAACATGGGATACTACTAATAGATGGTATTTATTCCAAATGAGCTGCTTTATGAAAAGTTTTTCACATGCTAATGACCTTTAACGAATTTGTTATAAACAAAGACACGAAAGTGCACGCAAATATGTTGAACGAGCTTTCGTGGTATTTCAAGTCTGGTTTACAATAGTGTGTGGGTCAGTACGAACTTGACATAAAAGAAAATTCCACGACATTATGGATGTTTGCGTAATATTACATAACTTCATTATTAAAAATAAGGGACACACTTATTTAGTATTTTCCAGAAGAAGTTTCTCAACCAACAATTTCTCAAAACgttcaatataaatatatttcgGATTTTACGCTGCTCATCTCTCAAGAGATCTAGAGATCCCTGAGATACAAATGcacaattaattaataataaattttaatagatATTTTTgattcaattaaatattaattcattatcaattatattattaatacaAACTAGGTTAATTGagtaaaactaaataaaataaaataaaatattatatgacGTGTAAGACATATTGAATGGTGATAGTTGTGACTAACCACTAAAGATGATTTTTGACAAATGAGTATTTTGAAAAAGATGTTATTAGAAATGAGTAAGGTATGATGATTAAGTGTCAAAACTCACCTATTAGAGTTGCTAGTCATCTTTACATTCCCCTACTGAGTAGAAATTATCTCCTTATTAATTAGTGGAAAAAGAAAGTATGATGTCCTCATTTTTTATCTcgttatttattttctattcaATTTTTGGCACGCGTTAGAATTATACGTGCAGATAGGTAAATGGAAACAACAAATTCTCTTCTTTGATTCATTGATCAATGTTTTTGTTGGgttttttttaaactttaatACTTTATTAAAAGTGTGTTTTAAAGGCGAAAAACAATATAAAACACCCAAAACCATTTTAGCCAAAGATCACTCAAGTAGAAATAAGGCTAAAGATTTTTCATAACATCTCTCCGCGAAATGAGAGACGATtcgatagtatattttctttacacattatattatatatgtatatatatatactctaaatatatatacatgtataaaATTATCTGAATTTATATTCTCaatttaatccaattaaattaaaatttctatTAAAATAATTTTGCCATTCtctttgtttaattaatctcgGATCAGACTGAACTTGAATTCAATCTAATTGAATTCTTCTGTTCATATGAGGCTACACAACACTAACGTAATGCTcttagattcatgcaatcatgTTAGACATGTATACAAAGACATTACTAGAAACCTTCTGTTCCTATCCAGTCTCTTCTACGAGCGATGTTGATAGGCTTATCGAGAGATGGTAGTTAGAATGAACATCGGTTTGTCTCACCGATCATATAAGGTTTTAGTTGATCTTCATGATAATCCAGCACAGACAGTAATCTCGTGTGTAACCTTCGAGAACCTAATAGTAACCTCTTAGTAATTCATTGATATACGATATCAAGTCCAACAAGAGGCACAATTAAGCCACCCTCATTTGTTGCTCGAACATTTTCTTGATATCTAGTGAACTGATAAGTTATAAGTTCGAATAAACAATTACACATTTTCCCATTTAGATGTGAGCACACACTCTTTAATCCCACTAATCAAGTGACTAGTGATATCTAATCTCTATAAGAGATTCAACAATCCATCGCTTCACTCATTATTTCTAAGTATGGCGTATAGTGCACCCAACTAAACTCATACTTGTCATCCAATTACGGGTCCGTTAGGCGAATAGTCAAAGTATACTGCAAACCATTTAGACCCATAGTGAAATTGGTCTAAAGATTCAACTTAGAGTGTTACATGAGAACCACCCATGACAATC
The DNA window shown above is from Euphorbia lathyris chromosome 1, ddEupLath1.1, whole genome shotgun sequence and carries:
- the LOC136210915 gene encoding uncharacterized protein; protein product: MAVWSILLEIFKRPTIGDILTELAMITIPLWIAVLVGVVVGWTWKPKWANLGREFFDSSVSKGFPLSGASSYIPSSNSLKFQLPGCISWIADNGIQINSSSSSQPDLDADCSSSRLENEKSNVVNEEDLEYLYKLVEEKDGGPAWIHMMERSTSTMSYQAWRRDLESGPPQYRSRTVFEDATPEMVRDFFWDDEYRLKWDDMLIHASSLEECPTTGTIVGQWIRKFPFFCSDREYIIGRRIWESGRMYYCVTKGVPCSSVPRRNKPRRVDLYYSSWCIRAVESNKGDGQLTSCEVLLFHYEDMGIPWEIAKLGVRQGMWGAVKKFDPALRIYQKQRAAGSPVSRSAFMAQINTKVSPDYVRSLESNGSCSSEVDNQDSSKKQGGNIPKLLVIGGAVALACTLDRGLLTKAVIFGVARRFANIGRRL